CCTTGGAACGGCTTTGAAATGCAGGGCGGTCAAGATCTCGTCGTTTGGGAATAGGTGCGAATTTCGTGCCGGCCAGACCAGGCCCTTTAGCCAGCTGTCTAATCGGCTCAAAACCGGTAGCAATAACCGTAACCCGGATATCATCACCCATGGATTCATCCAGAACCGCTCCAAAAATGATGTTGGCATCCTCATGGGCTTCATCTTGAATTAACGAAGAAGCCTCATTAACTTCAAAAAGGGACAGGCTGCTGCCGGCGGAAATGTTAATCAAAATACCCTTAGCTCCCTGAATACTGATGTCTTCCAGCAAGGGTGAAGCAATAGCCCGGTGTGCCGCTTCGATGGCCCGGTTTTCACCACCGGCTATTCCCGTCCCCATCAGGGCCAGGCCGGTATTGGTCATGACAGTTTTAACATCCTGAAAATCCAGGTTTATCAACCCATGGACATTAATCAGATCAGAAATGCTGCGGACCGCCTGTACCAATACCTCATCAGCACTCTGGAAAGCCTCCACCATTGAGGTGTTTTTCCCAACAATATTCAACAGCCGCTGATTAGGAATGGTAATCAATGCATCCACATTTTCCCGCAATTCCTCCAGGCCTTCCTCAGCATGGCGCATCCGTTTACGACCTTCGAAAATGAAGGGTTTAGTTACTACGGCAACGGCGAGAGCACCAAATTCCTTGGCCAACTTAGCCACCACCGGAGCCCCTCCCGTACCCGTACCACCGCCCATT
The window above is part of the Pseudomonadota bacterium genome. Proteins encoded here:
- the ftsZ gene encoding cell division protein FtsZ, with translation MFEFDERSRLQANIKVIGVGGGGSNAVNSMINSQVQGVDFVAANTDAQALEASTAAIKLQLGSRLTRGLGAGANPDIGRNATIEDTEKISELLDGADMVFITAGMGGGTGTGGAPVVAKLAKEFGALAVAVVTKPFIFEGRKRMRHAEEGLEELRENVDALITIPNQRLLNIVGKNTSMVEAFQSADEVLVQAVRSISDLINVHGLINLDFQDVKTVMTNTGLALMGTGIAGGENRAIEAAHRAIASPLLEDISIQGAKGILINISAGSSLSLFEVNEASSLIQDEAHEDANIIFGAVLDESMGDDIRVTVIATGFEPIRQLAKGPGLAGTKFAPIPKRRDLDRPAFQSRSKAHDRQEIIRTVKKAVGASDSETDFEMEDYDFPTFLRRQLD